Within the Bacillus sp. FSL K6-3431 genome, the region GTGTAATTAATCTATATTTCACTAAGACGATGGGCTCATTGGACCTATCCCCTTTCAAATGCAGATTTGGTCCTACTAAAATGACAGGCTTGCACAATATGGAAATTTATATTTGATTGTATCGGTTTTATTCAGCCAAGGTCAGCCCTTTCTGTATTGATTTCCTCCCCTATTTGATAGGATTTAAATACTTTTATAATGACTTCAATATTAGGGTTTGCCTTGATAAAAAGTCGGAAAAAAGATAGCTAGATAGATGATGCAATTTGTGGTGCCGATGCAATAACTAATTTACGATTATAGCCTTGTTTCCATGACTCAAAGTCCTCTAGTCCTTGCTCATATTTTGCCATTATATCTTTAGCATATGGAAGAAAATGAGGACCAGCAGATGTCAGAGCAATTGTTTTCGCGACTCTTTCTATAAGTGGATATGGAAGATCTTCTTCTAGTCCCTTTTTATTTTTCGTGATGGTGAACTCCGCTAGAAAAAGTTCTTCTGCAGTTTTACGGAAATTTTCATACATCGCAGTAATAAATGTTTTCAACCATTTTATATCCATATCATCTCTCTCATTGTAATAACAGTTAGTTATCAATAATCTCAACTTTTGTTAATATTCATTATTATCTCTATCAAGTATAATGGAGTTAACAGGAATATACAGTAGATTTCGAAATTACTAAATACAAGGGATAGGGGAGATTCAGTTGAATAAAATACAAAAGCAATCGACGAGAGATACCTGGAATGCTAATTTATACGATATAAAACATTCATTTGTTTCCAAGTATGGAGATACATTGGTGGATTTATTAGATCCCAAAAAAGGAGAGAAGATCCTTGATCTTGGCTGTGGAACAGGAGATTTAGCTAAAAAGCTATATGACTTTGAAGTGAATATTATCGGTGTGGACAAATCTGAAAATATGGTAACGCAAGCGATGCAAAAATATCCACATATAAAGTTTGCCGTTTGTGATGCAACAGAACTAGAATATGATAGTGAATTTGAGGCGGTATTCTCTAATGCCACACTTCATTGGATTAAAAAGCCAAAACAAGCCCTTCATTGTATTTTTAACAGCTTAAAGCCAGGTGGAAGATTTATCGCGGAATTTGGTGGTAAAGGGAATGTGCAATCAATAACAGATGAGATTAGCAAGCAATTTAAATGCCTTGATCTTGAATACAAAGAGGAACAATTCCCTTGGTATTTCCCAAGCATTGGGGAATATTCAAGCTTAATGGAAGAAGTAGGATTTAAAGTTACCTTTGCACAACATTTTGACAGACCAACTCCGTTAGACGGTGATCATGGATTAAGTAATTGGATAGAGATGTTTTGCATGGATATATTTAATGATGTGGACGAATATAGTAAAAACAGAATTATAATGAATGTCGAGAAGAAATTAAAAGATATATTATATCAGGAAGGTAATTGGATAGCTGATTATAAAAGGATTCGCGTAATCGGGATTAAAGTATAATGAAAAGAACTTAGCAATTCTCTAAACCACCAATTTGGTGGTTTTTTCTACTAAATTGGAATATGGTTCATACATTATATCTATAAATCTCTTATTTAGTATTTAAGTAAAAGGTTTCTTCATTTATGATAACCCATTTTAATAATAACTTTAATCGGCGTATCTTCCCTTATATTAACGCATGCCCACGACCCCATACATAAACAAAAAGAGCAAGATAAAACTTAATACAGCACCCATTATTGTATTATTATGTGTACTCTTCTCCGCTTTTAGGTTTTTTAACAGTGAAGTAAGGTTTAGAAACCATAACATGCCTATGAAAGGTACTCCTATGAATAGTATGAGAAAGAACAATACATGCCCTCCTTTCTAGTTGAAAATGAATAATCCTCTATAACTACGTCCGTTTTAGATCGTTGTTATAGAGGAGTTACACATTAATTTATAAATGAGAAACTATTCTTATTTTCTTTTTGCTTATCTTTTTGTAAAATTTGATTAATGGCTGTTAAATAGGCTTTTGCGCTTGCTTTAATAATATCAGTATCCATACCTCTTCCAGAGTAGGAATGACCATCTTTTTCTACTTTTACTGTTACTTCTCCGACTGCATCTTTTCCAATGTTTTTTGAGCGTATTGAGTAATCTTGTAGTTGAAATTGATCCCCTATTAACTTTTCAATTCCATTATAAAGTGCATCAATTACACCATTGCCTTGCGTA harbors:
- a CDS encoding LysR family transcriptional regulator, with the protein product MDIKWLKTFITAMYENFRKTAEELFLAEFTITKNKKGLEEDLPYPLIERVAKTIALTSAGPHFLPYAKDIMAKYEQGLEDFESWKQGYNRKLVIASAPQIASSI
- a CDS encoding class I SAM-dependent methyltransferase → MQKQSTRDTWNANLYDIKHSFVSKYGDTLVDLLDPKKGEKILDLGCGTGDLAKKLYDFEVNIIGVDKSENMVTQAMQKYPHIKFAVCDATELEYDSEFEAVFSNATLHWIKKPKQALHCIFNSLKPGGRFIAEFGGKGNVQSITDEISKQFKCLDLEYKEEQFPWYFPSIGEYSSLMEEVGFKVTFAQHFDRPTPLDGDHGLSNWIEMFCMDIFNDVDEYSKNRIIMNVEKKLKDILYQEGNWIADYKRIRVIGIKV